CCTTCTCATATTTGCGAGAATCAAACATCCTTATGTAACCTCCATAGGCAATAGCAAAAACTACACCTTGTTCGTCGTAAGCAGTAGTTGGCTTTCCTTGTACACGCAAAAGACCCTAACAAACGGGCATGCTCAAATTAAGTTGATGAATGTTCTATTCCCATTGGAGTGGAGAAGGGAGGGGAGAGATGAGAGCTAACACTGAGCTTCTAATGTCTATTACATTACCTGGCATTTCTCTGCCCTTTGATCCCAAAGCAAAACAGTTTGATCAAGAGAGCCGGATATAAAGCATTCTTTGCGAGCACATAAGCTGAGTGATACAACTCTAGAAAGGGAAACCAAAAAGTTGCTCTTCTTGTTCGTAAATGATTCCAttagaagaagataaaaaaatacagagCCATGGACACAATGAAAACAAACACacaaagaaatagaagaaacGAGCAATAAACCTGTCGTGGTGTCCTTTAAAGTACCGCAGATACTTATTGTCGTTCAAGGAGAGAAGCCGCAGAGATTCTAaggaaataaatttataattaacataaaatagTTGAGTGAATTTGCATATGAAAGCAGATACGTTCCAGTATTTAACATTACCATCCCACCCATTTTTTGAAGAATAAATCACTGTTGTAGGATGAGAAGTGAAGCAAACCAGATCAACCCCATACTTTTTGCTGTTAATTGTTTTCAAACATCTGGAACCACAAAAAACCCCAAAACAATGAGATGGAGGGAACACGAAGAGTTGTTGAAAACAATCTAAACTGAGGTGATTAAAGAGGCACATACGTTGCACTGCCAACATCATAAAGTCGGATGGATTCATCATCACTTGCAGTCACCAGATAGCTTGAAGTCCTATGAAAGTCCATTGAACTGATTCTACCATTCTGAGAGTAATAATTGAGGGGGGgaatgacatcaaaatcaaaaactaCAACACTAAGCTACAATATGACcaaaacaccaaaaaaaaacgACAGAGAGAGGTGAGGAAATGCCGGAGAACCATTGGCTAATCCATTTACTAAGCACTGAACGTTCAAACGCTCATCATATATCCGTCAGAAATCTTTATCATAATCGTtcacaaaattcaattataaacTTGAGAATTGAAAGGAAGTACATAGTCTCTGAATGTCATGCCGACTTCCATACTCTGAAGCGTTTCTTCGGTTAGCTCCAGAGACACTTTCTCCTCCCTTTCGGATTGAGCCCCTgaatcaattattaattaaagttaTCCATGCCAGACCTGAAATTTCTTCAAAgattaacaaaaataactGCACTAACCTCCCATTGATGAAAATTTAGCACTCCTCTTCCAAATCTGATGATGATCTCTAAGAAACGAATTCCGATCAGTTTCTTGCCCTAGCAGTAAACGTATTCAACCGCCTAAAATGGTCGCGGGAAACAAAGATACGAAAAGCTTACCGTCCGATCGGGCTCTTCTATTGGATTGGAACTCTTCTCTAACGGCCCAACTTTCGACCCAGATTGATGATTGTGGACTACAGctaatattctaataaaaatacttacgtataaatatatattttaaaaaaataatttaggtattttaaaaataaattttataatttttttataatttttttttatgacggatcttaataaagagtgcgagtgtttcccataAAAGGTTGTGTTCAACATCTCGATCCTTttgaagaaataagaaatctCTCAACCCGAGATCCAGACAACCGTGGttattccaaatttttaataataatcaacTTGATCATTTActgaataatattaatattgggCAACACTGTATGATcgattatattttattctataataattaaataaatattttgtatgcACTAAGAACGGGTCATCAATAAtgtaaattaaacatttaagaaattaaatttacaatatAGTTTAATATCGTAAATTTTATGCCTTATCAACTATGTGACGATTCACCCATTTGTAGtgttaaaactttaaatttttcaaatttcgaACTTAAAACACGAGAATAAACNAATTCGGAAACCCTTATTTGGGTCGTTTGAAGTACTTGCTAAAAAAAAAGCGTCTTCTTGATGGGACTatcaaaaagattaaaaaaaagcatgCAAGACCCGTATCAAATTCGCATGCCTAATTAATCGGCTAAAGccataaatcaaaataatcaCAACAATTAAGCttattgatgatttttcttctttttggtgAAAAATCGTCCAATCAAATAGGCTAAAGATTTTTTCTTCGGCTTCTTAGTCGAAGACGGAGACAATGATGACTTTTGAGCTATGGACTCATATTTCACAGATATGTTTCGGTTCAATTCAAGAGGGACTGCAAATTTAACGCTTCTCTTTTTCTGCAACATGTTCgtgttgttttctttcttattctgTACGAATTTTGGATCTTTGTCGACGTTGGAATGGATTGCCATTGTTGGTGAAAGAGGATGCTCGTGGTGCGGTTTTTCATGTTCGGTTGATTTGAGTTGTTTGAGTTCTTGCTTGGTGCGTTCGAGCTCGTCTTTGAGAGATTGAAGGCAGAAAGCTAGTAGATTGTTCTCTCCATTTTGCTTGGTTTGCGATTCTCCCACTTCCACCCTCTGATAaaacaacattattatatgaaatatatatatatatatatatatatatatatatatatatatattttaattcatgtaatattaaaaaaaataatttaaaactaaacaaGTTTTTAGGCATAAATTGtaataagaataattaatattaataaataaaaattaaaatacgtacttccttcattttcttggcATAAATTTCCCCCACCAAAATTCTTTCTCCGAACAACATGACGGCCTCTTTAACGGACTTGAACGGAGCTCTAGTGTCAATCTCCGCTCTACCTTGCACAACCAGCCGCTCGCCGCCGTGTTCTCCGTCCATGGTCGCTGTAGAGCCGCCGCTGAAACCTCCGTAGGGGAACTGTGATGAAAATTGAGTGTGAAGAGATGGATAAAGTGCGGTGGGTTTTAAAGGGGTTGAAAATGGAGGAGGTTAATGAAATTGATTAGGgagttttttagtttttgtttacTTCGCGTCCACTTCACTGGAGAATTTTGTTGGATTGAAGTTGACAACGGCGGTGGTTAACCCATCTTAATTCCGTTAGTTCCGGCGggttttgttttaagattAGGACTCCTCTCCTCTCTATATTCCCTCGGCGCCAACCTTTACGCTCCGCCCCCACTCCACCCTCtcattttctcaattaaaAACCACTTTTAAAACCGtatacttttataaaatttaatatacatacatacatacacacacatacacacgcatatatatatatatatatattaatttgaacccaTTAATATTTATctccaaataatttatacCTCACAAACTACAAGTTAGATTATAGAttttcgaattagggttttagttttaagttCTTACCTGTCACGCTACATACTCCAATACTGTtctcaataaatattaatatattaaaaagaaaaagcaattTATCATAACTGCCCTAAAACGCGAGTTAAAAATGTCGTATTGAGTTATGTAATATTGAGACAAAATTTTctaacccaattttttttattaaataataaatctaattgaactgaatcaaatcaaaccatatattttttttttgttagattgatttgtattcgtcaaataatttaatttttttaataaatatttaattaatatttacatcaagtaattataaaataaaataaaaacacatatatatatattaagtaaaaatctatttaataaattaaatttgaattgaagTAGCTAAATTCGTATAGTTTTAATGTAGTtgcaaaaatttatttaatttaaacgaaGGTAAGacatttataataaagttagtaacatttgagaattaaaaataatttaatataatttataaaaattcaaatttaaatattataatacatacatttatataatataaaagatttattatttactaaGGAGTaggtaaagaaagaaaatataaataaaatactaaatttgttttgaacctaattttatatataatgaacTATACAAGAATTTGGTGAGGTCGGGGCGGGAACAAAAATGGACGTATTATACGAACACATGCAGAGGACGGCCGAAATGTGAGCCAATGGGCCGAGTAGCCCAGTCGGTTCCAGTCCAATCATAAGTCTACAAAGACTGGCTTGCTTCTCCCGCGATGGTTTATGCTTGATTGCCTTTGCGGACGATCCCCAAGTCTACCCGGGAAATAGAAATTCGACTGGGATTGTTGGCAATTTTCGCGGAACAAGATCATCGAGCCTTTAAGCACCGGAGAGGTAATCGAATTCACCGCACAATTCTGGTACTGGAGTCGTACGATTCCGTTCTTTCTTGTTAATACTGATCGATGAAGGCGCTTCAAAGCACAGTAGGAgtatgaagaagaagaagaagctgctgGAACTGCCTCACGCTCTGGATATTTAGCCGTTTAACGTCCTACAATTGCCGAGCTTCTTCTCGTCGTGTTCTTCGCTATTTCAAGAACGTCATGAGTCCCATTCAGAACCTCGAGCAACATTCTCGCCACCTCGTTGAGCCTGAACTCAGTACGCTCTCTTTAtctctatctatctatctctcttttctttgatcgGGCGTGAACGCATTTGTCTTTGCGAGCATTAGTTCTAAGAAACTAGGTAATTTGATCTTGAATTTGTTGTTGCTTATCACGTTTATCTAATTTGTTTTAGTATTTCACTTCGAAAATCGCTTAAATTATGCCATGGAGATGCAACGTGCTCGGTTTTTGCACCAATTTCCATATCGttatcatattttctttctgtttcttgTCGATCAAACTGAGCTATGCTTACTCTTACCCgtaccgtttttttttttgttatttttgttttgttctgaAATGTAATCTTGAGCAGGTATTCAGACAAGGCTTCAGATGGCAACGGAGGTTCGAGATAGCCTGGAGATTGCTCACACTCCCGAGTACTTGAATTTTCTGAAATGCTACTTTCGAGCGTTCTCTGTTATCCTACTTCAGATTACAAGTCCTCAATTTACTGATAATCTCGAGAATAAACTTCGGAACATTGTGGTGGAGATCCTTAATCGTCTTCCTCACAGTGAAGTTTTAAGACCCTTCGTGCAGGATATGTTAAAGGTTGCCATGCAAGTGCTTACCACAGATAACGAGGAGAACGGCTTAATTTGTATCCGCATAATCTTCGATCTCCTCAGAAATTTTAGACCGACTCTAGAACATGAAGTGCAGCCATTCCTTGATTTCGTGTGCAAAATTTACCAGAACTTTAAGTTGACCGTAAaccatttttttgaaaatccaGCTACCGGTGTCGAAGATCTAAAGCCCACGGATGTATCCACTACATCGGACCAGTCAATGACTGCCGGATGCACAGGGACTATGCAGCTTAATCCCAGTACCCGTTCATTTAAGATAGTAACAGAGAGTCCACTGGTCGTGATGTTTCTTTTCCAGCTGTATAGTCGTCTTGTTCAAACAAATATCCCTCTCTTGCTGCCTCTGATGGTTTCTGCTATTTCTGTTCCAGGACCTGAAAAGGTTCCTCCCTTTTTGAAGAATCATTTCATTGAACTGAAGGGTGCGCAAGTTAAGGTACGCTGATTGgatattcttcttcaactttttatttttatttttaaaaacaattggTGGGGGTTATCGATTTGTGCATGACGTGGGAGCGTATTTAACCTTTGTAAGATTTCTCTACAAGGCGATACATTCGTGGTAATTTCTCCAGCTCCATTTGGCAAACAGGGCTTTGTTATTCTctttcatcaaatataatcccAAGACCTCCCTTTAAGTTAGGAGGTTTATGGTATTTCGTCGGACAAGATGTGGACATTTTTCCATAGATAGTTTCTGAACaatctttctatttttgtagCCACTTTGTAAGGAATTTCTAATAGAAATATATAGTAAGTAGGAAGGTTGGATAATGTGACTTGTATTAGAGTGAGCTTGTGGACATCTTTCTATAGATAGTTTCTGAACaatctttctatttttgtagCCACTTTGTAAGGCATTTCTAATAGAAATATATAGTAAGTAGGAAGGTTGGATAATGTGACTTGTATTAGAGTGAGCTTGTGGACATCTTTCTATAGATAGTTTCTGAACaatctttctatttttgtagCCACTTTGTAAGGCATTTCTAATAGAAATATATAGTAAGTAGGAAGGTTGGATAATGTGACTTGTATTAGAGTGAGCTTGTGGACATCTTTCTATAGATAGTTTCTGAACaatctttctatttttgtagCCACTTTGTAAGGCATTTCTAATAGAAATATATAGTAAGTAGGAAGGTTGGATAATGTGACTTGTATTAGAGTGAGCTTGCCGCCTTTGGATGTGTATCTTGAGGACCATGTTGATAACCTCCTTTCGAATTTTTCAAGAAAggtcttcatttttttttttataagagataAGGATATGTTATCCATGATGTTTACAAAAAAACCTTCTCAAACAACAATGTTGAAGAGCTTAGTATAAGTCTGGGCTTTTTTCGTGAAGactctttgatttctttctttccatagAGTCCAAAAGAAATCCATAAGTGGTTTTGTGATTCGCTGTATTTCTTGCATAGTGGGCACCAACTTAGAAATAGAGTCCTATAGAACATTCTTTTTTACGTAGATTTTTACTTTTGCTAATTGTTTTATGCGTTATTTCCCAAAAGAAGAACTTCAACTTTTTAGGGTGATTTCCTTTCCATATTGTCTTTGTTAGTGTGGGGCTTATTGCTTcatacatttttttccttaggtccattatcaaaattttgtagAAGACCCTGTTAGCATTAGGAAGTCATATCAATGAGTCTGCTTCTTTAAACAATACAATTGAGGTGAGGTTGAGGCTTAATTCAGCCCATTCTGTAACTTCGTTAACCCTTAGGTTCCTACCAAGCTTCAAGTCCTAGAATTTGTTGACATCATTCCATATTTCTTGGATTGTGGTTGTTTTGCTATGAGAAAGTCTATATAGAAGTGGATACCGTAAGGATAGCATGGGGTTTTCAATCCAGGGATTGGTCCGGAAAGATGTGATTCCTCCATCACCAACCCTATGGCAAATTCGGTTGGTGATGAGGTTttggtgttttctttttatgtacTTCCATGGTCTTTTTGCGGAAGATGGAGAGGGTCAATTTGTATATGTTGTAGGAGTATATTTGGcctttataaattttctcCACAAGGCGTTTTCTTTGCGATTATATCTCCATATCCATTTGGTGAGAAGAGGTTTGTTCTTCTACTTTATCGAAAATAGACCATGTCCTCCCTTATGTACCGGGAGGTTTATGATATTGCACCATACAAGGTGTGGGCCATCTTTCCACAAGTAGTCTTTGAATAATCTTTCTATATCCTTAGTCACTGTTCGTGGCATGTAAAAGAGAGACATGTAGTAAGTGGGGAGGTTGGACAATGTGGTTTGTATGTGGGTGAGCCTTCCGCCTTTAGAAGTATAACATGATGACCATGTGGATaatcttctttctattttttcaataacgGTCTTCCAAAATGAGAAGGATTTGTGGTTCCCATTTAAGGGTGATCCTAGGTACATATTCGGGCATTCACCCTTTACAACCACATCGGTTGGCTAGGTCTTCAGTAATCTTTGTGCTAACATTGATGCCCAtattctctgttttttggATATTGATATTTTGTCCTTAGAAACTTTCAAAGGTTTTTATCGCCTCGATCATGTTTTTTGTGGAGAAGACATTTGGCAAATCAAAGAAGATGATTTTATCATCTGCAAACTGAGATGGTTGATGCTTATGCTTTCATTTCCAACCTAAAAGCTCTTTATGTGCCCTTCGTATTCGTCCTTGGTGAGTAAGCAACTTAGGCAATCCATTACCATTATGAAAAGGAATAGGGATAAGGATCCTATTTTTGAAGACCTTGTGGGGCGTGGATCTTCCCTCTCGGTCTTCAATTGATGATGATGGAGAAGTTTGTGAGTGAAATAAAATCTATTATCCGCCTTCGCCATTTTGAGCCAAAGCCTTTTGCTACTAGAATATTTTCGAGAAAAGTCCAATCGACCTTGTTGAAGGCCTTTTCAAGTCAAGCTTGACGACGactcctttttgtttctttcttttccattgATCTATAAGTTCATTTTCCATGAGCGGTGTTTCGAGGATACACCTTCCTTCCACAAAAGTTGTTTGTTGCCCAGTAATCGGGAAAGGTAGGACCCTTTTAAGACGCTCTGGTAGCACCCATGCTATGATTTTGTAGTGTCCGGTCGTAAGACGGGGCGAAAGTTTGTGACAATGCAGACATCTATTTCTTTGAGATCAAACAAATGCATGTTTCATGTAGGTTGTTGTTAATAAttccattttgaaaaaaaaaaaaaaaaatcttggaaCACTTTCACGATATGGGCCTGCAAAATGTTCctacattaaattttttttttttgaggcAAAACCATCCCATCTTGGACTTTTGTCGGAGCCTAGGAATTGTATTACGTTCCCTACCTCTTCTTTGGTGAAAGCAACCTCAAGGGAGGCTGCTTGCTGTTTGTCAATTGGGCTCCGGTCAAGATCGTGGAGAAATTCAGTGAGGGTGTCGTCCTTTGTATATAAGGACGTGTAAAAGGATACAAATTCTGATAcaatttcatctttatttACTGAAAATTTTTCCTTGTATCGATAGAATTTCCATGATGGCACTCTTTCGTTTCTTTGAAGCCATGATACGATGTTAAAATTTGGAGTTCATGTCGCCCTCATTTAGCCAtcattttttacatttttgtccCCGAGATTGCTCTTCCTTTGCTACCAACGAGATATTTCAATAATGGTCTTCTAGAAGGAGAAAGATAAGAATTTCGAGTTGGGGGCAATCCTAGATACATATTCGGCTAGTCACCATTTTTACAGCTGTATTTGTTGGCGAAGTCCTTGATATAATCTGTGCTAACATTGATGCTCCTGATATCTGTTTTTTTGGAGGTTGATGTTTTGTCTTGAAAATCTTTGGAAGGTTTTCACCCTCTCAAACATGTTGTTTGTGGGGGAGCATATGGCAAATTGTAGAAGAGAATCGTGCCACCCACAAATTGCAGGTGGTTAATAGTTAAGCCTTAGTTACCAACATGGAAACCCTTTTATCTGCCCTTCGTATTATACCTTCGTAAGTAAGCTACTAAAACAATCCATTAccattatgaaaagaaaagaaaagaggaagttGAGTGTGGCATAGATTTTCCTTCTCGGTCTTCCATTGATGATGGTGGAGAAGTTTGTGGAAGAGATGCTACCTTTTATCTACCCTCTATTTTGAGCCAAAGCCTTTTGTTGCAAGGAAGACCCGTggatttatatgtttttgaCAATCAGATAGAGCCTGCTGCTATTAGGGATTCTCTGTACTGATAttccattaaataattttggtcTAGAGttgtatatttttcttttaccataAGTTATGCTGTGCACATGATTAGTCAATCGTGTAAAGTGACCACTAACCACAGTAGTCAATTAGGCTGTACGTTAACCGCAGTAGTCAATCAGGAAGTAAAGTAACATTTAACAATCTACTTATCTTTTGCCTTTGTGATTGCAGACTGTTTCGTTTTTAACATATCTGCTGAGGAGTTCGGCTGATTATATCCAGCCACATGAAGAAAGTATTTGCAAGAGTATTGTGAATTTGCTGGTTACATGTTCAGATTCCGTGTCAATTCGAAAAGTGAGAACTTTTGTCATTTATTATCATGGGTTTCTTTTCCTACTTGGTCAGTTTGGTTGAAAGGAAAATCTGAGAACTAAGCTTAAAGTTGTTCAATGCAGGAATTATTAGTAGCCCTGAAACATGTTCTTGGAACAGAGTATAAGAGGGGCTTATTTCCATTGATAGATACACTGTTGGAAGAGAAGTAATATACTACCCATGTACATCCTAATGCGGAGCTTTGCTGTTATTCATACTGATACGTTGTTGTTGTATTTTTTTCACACTTTCAGGGCTCTAGTTGGAACTGGTCGGGCATGCTACGAGACGTTAAGACCATTAGCCTATAGTTTACTAGCCGAAATTGTGCATCATGTCAGGGGGGATCTTTCCCTATCTCAGGTATCTTCATTGTGCAATTTGAGTGCTAATGCAGGAAGTTTCTGAGTTTGTCTTATTTGTTAACTTTTGTGTTCCTACAATTTTGAGGTGGGTCGCTAAAATCTATTTTAGAATGACAATATCTATGGATATGAATTTTCTTGACAGTTTTGTCCTGAACCTTAAGAACGgaaagttttcatttataatttttccaCTAAGTTTATGCTACTATACTTGTTTTGCTGTCCTGAATTTCAAATGACATTACCGGAAGATGGGGTTGACTTCTTGGAGAAGTCACTTGGAAATTGGAATTGGAGGcatgagtttataaaaaaGTTTGGTACCAATCACAAGCGACGAGTTTATGAAAAAGTCTGATGCTACCAATCACGAGTGACGAGAAAACtgaaaagaatattttaaagggaatgaaattcaaaaggaAAGTAATTGTTTAGTAGTTTTGTTTCAATCTATCTTGTTCCCCTTTTGGGCTTCAGGGGCTGTCTGATACTTTTCACGTCACTTTTTTCTTACCTTGGTTTCTGCAGCACTCTGTTACAGTTCATCATTTGATAAATGCTATATGATGTTCACAGCTGTCACAGATTATCTACTTGTTCTCAAGTAACATGCATGATGCCTCACTATCACTTAGCATTCATACTACTTGTGCACGGTTGATGCTGAACTTGGTACCTTTTCTAACTGCTTACTTCCAATGTTTTTAACTTCTTCCTATTTCCCATTCTTTGACCTTCTTGAATAAAGTGGATTTTGGATATAGGTGGAGCCAATCTTTGAGAAAGGTGTTGACCAAACGTCTATGGATGAATCACGAATTCTCTTGGTCTGACATAAGAATATGTTTCTTAATTGTATTCTCAATTAGCAAGACATAAGCAgtgaattttatgtttaatatgaCAAGCATCTCATGTATAGGGGCGTATTTTGGATGCTTTTGTTGGGAAATTTAGTACATTCAAGCACACCATTCCTCAGGTACCACAATTACCATATTGACATACTCCCCCCTCTTCTACTTCTGTCTTAATAACTTGAAAAGCTATGAATTGTTGTTAATATTGAGTTCTTTTCATACTTCATAGTTATTGGAGGAAGGTGAGGAGGGAAAAGATCGTGCAAATTTGAGGTCCAAGCTTGAGCTCCCTGTGCAGGTTGCTTTTACAACTTAACTGGACTGCCTTTTTGTTTTGCTGTAAATTTCTTTTGATACTCATGTTCGGGATTGTTTTGAGCATAGTCtctatcttttaattttattttgtattattgtCACTGGAAAAAgctcatatttatttttttccctgtGAGATAGTAGGCATGTAGTCCTACTTAAAATGAAAGGCAATACATTGTACTTTTCTAATAGACTGGTCGATGAAATAGAAGCATGAGCTGAAGATGGATTTATCTTGACCACTTcttatgaattaaaatgaaacatttttcaaaagtgGTGTTCAATGGTGTTGGTCTGCTAATTGAGTAAACTTTTGTCGTCTACAAACTTCTGGAAATATTATTAGTTCTACTATTTACACAATGCAGCATGTTCTTGATTGATATTCCGATACTTCCTTATCTTTTCTCCAGCATTCATCTGTATATTATTTGGTC
This sequence is a window from Cucurbita pepo subsp. pepo cultivar mu-cu-16 chromosome LG19, ASM280686v2, whole genome shotgun sequence. Protein-coding genes within it:
- the LOC111782054 gene encoding protein ANTHESIS POMOTING FACTOR 1 isoform X1, coding for MGGAQSEREEKVSLELTEETLQSMEVGMTFRDYNGRISSMDFHRTSSYLVTASDDESIRLYDVGSATCLKTINSKKYGVDLVCFTSHPTTVIYSSKNGWDESLRLLSLNDNKYLRYFKGHHDRVVSLSLCARKECFISGSLDQTVLLWDQRAEKCQGLLRVQGKPTTAYDEQGVVFAIAYGGYIRMFDSRKYEKGPFDIFSVGEDVSDTNVVKFSNDGRLMLLTTSDGHIHVLDSFRGTLLSTYNVKPISSNSTLEASFSPEGMFVISGSGDGSVYAWSVRSGKEVASWMSSEMEPPVIKWAPGSLMFATGSSELSFWIPDLSKLGAYVDRK
- the LOC111782054 gene encoding protein ANTHESIS POMOTING FACTOR 1 isoform X2, with the translated sequence MDFHRTSSYLVTASDDESIRLYDVGSATCLKTINSKKYGVDLVCFTSHPTTVIYSSKNGWDESLRLLSLNDNKYLRYFKGHHDRVVSLSLCARKECFISGSLDQTVLLWDQRAEKCQGLLRVQGKPTTAYDEQGVVFAIAYGGYIRMFDSRKYEKGPFDIFSVGEDVSDTNVVKFSNDGRLMLLTTSDGHIHVLDSFRGTLLSTYNVKPISSNSTLEASFSPEGMFVISGSGDGSVYAWSVRSGKEVASWMSSEMEPPVIKWAPGSLMFATGSSELSFWIPDLSKLGAYVDRK
- the LOC111782253 gene encoding WEB family protein At3g51220-like, translated to MDGEHGGERLVVQGRAEIDTRAPFKSVKEAVMLFGERILVGEIYAKKMKERVEVGESQTKQNGENNLLAFCLQSLKDELERTKQELKQLKSTEHEKPHHEHPLSPTMAIHSNVDKDPKFVQNKKENNTNMLQKKRSVKFAVPLELNRNISVKYESIAQKSSLSPSSTKKPKKKSLAYLIGRFFTKKKKNHQ